The following are from one region of the Myotis daubentonii chromosome 2, mMyoDau2.1, whole genome shotgun sequence genome:
- the LOC132226602 gene encoding LOW QUALITY PROTEIN: uncharacterized protein LOC132226602 (The sequence of the model RefSeq protein was modified relative to this genomic sequence to represent the inferred CDS: substituted 1 base at 1 genomic stop codon) translates to MGQGSSTPLSLTVAHWKDVQNRGFNLSVSVKKGPWQTFCSSDWPALGVGWPADGTFDLSLIFAVKNKVFQSGSAGHPDQQPYIVVWQDLVQNPPLWLKPWLAPGTSRVLVARTPPTSQAKPPLVDSQADLLLLDSPPPYPSPLQPESPERPEPLALPAPRAEGPAQGTRSQRRRPTSPDSTDSIVACPLRPYGPPPPRGDDDETALLQPLQYWPFSSADLYNWKTNHPPFSEDPQRLTGLVESLMFSHQPTWDDCQQLLQTLFTTEERERILLEARKNAPGPDGRPTQLPHLMDAAFPLTRPDWDFNTAEGREHLKVYRQTLVAGLRGAARRPTNLAKVREVVQGPTEPPSVFLERLMEAFRRYTPFDPTSEEQKASVAMAFIGQSALDIKKKLQRLEGLQDFTLRDLVKEAEKVYHKRETEEEKEQRKEKEREEREEKREKREEKRLTRILAAAIGENKPQEKEKGRRAGNLGNRPPLGKNQCAYCKEEGHWKRECPKRLAKKALALQGDSDXRGRGSDPLPEPRVTLKVEGKPVNFLVDTGAQYSVLKKPLGPVSQKTSWVIGATGNKQYPWTTTRTVDLGAGRVTHSFLVIPECPAPLLGRDMLTKMGAQITFTPRGPTLTQHGEPITLLTLQLEDEHRLFEGKVQEDGRIAEWLQQYPEAWAETAGMGLAAERPPVVVELKSTATPIAVRQYPMAKEAWRGIKVHIQRLLHLGVLVKCQSPWNTPLLPVKKPGTDDYRPVQDLREVNKRVQDIHPTVPNPYNLLSAIPPSHVWYSVLDLKDAFFCLRLHPASQNIFAFEWRDPDSGMTGQLTWTRLPQGFKNSPTIFDEALHQDLAAFRADHPRVTLLQYVDDLLLAGATKEDCEAGTRALLLELSRLGYRASAKKAQICRRKVTYLGYALEGGKRWLTEARKSTVTQIPRPQTPRQVREFLGTAGFCRLWIPGFATLAEPLYPLTKQGNPFEWGEAHQKAFDNIKEALLSAPALALPDVAKPFTLFIDERKGVARGVLTQTLGPWKRPVAYLSKRLDPVARGWPGCLRAIAATALLVKDADKLTLGQKLTVVAPHALESIIRQPPDRWMSNARMTHYQSLLLNEDRVHFGAPVVLNPATLLPEVNPEGKEVLHSCHDILAEETGPRRDLKDSPLAGPQLTWFTDGSSYLHEGKRVAGAAVVDRDRTIWASSLPEGTSAQKAELIALTQALRLAEGRRANIFTDSRYAFATAHVHGAIYHQRGLLTSAGKEIKNKQEILDLLEAVHAPREVAIIHCPGHQKGTSETAVGNRKADAEARQAALGPRIFALAAGPTALQSGAPHYTPEEEEDLLKRPEKYHRDKFGVWRTTGEKMVVPREAATAYLRQLHRLTHLGVKHLCSTSRATGHYVRGLNRLAEEVAKQCKACQLVNIHPSQVGAGQRLRGDRPGSYWEVDFTEVKPARYGYKYLLVFVDTFSGWVEAFPTKRETATVVAKKILEDIFPRFGIPKVIGSDNGPAFVAQVSKGMAKILGADWKLHCAYRPQSSGQVERMNRTLKEAMTKLSLETGVADWTVLLPFALFRARNTPGPLGVTPFEVLFGAPPPLATDPWSMPTDTHTPQSLLARLKALETVQKEVWTPLAALYQPGELQVPHQFQVGDFVYERRHRAANLEPRWKGPHLVLLTTPTAVKVDGVAAWIHASHVKRAPPPEDDGHGWTVENTDNPLKLRIRRRPHPLAEPATDK, encoded by the coding sequence ATGGGCCAAGGAAGCAGCACCCCTCTGTCTCTTACAGTGGCGCATTGGAAAGATGTCCAGAATCGGGGATTCAACCTCTCCGTCAGCGTCAAGAAGGGTCCTTGGCAGACTTTCTGCTCATCTGACTGGCCAGCCCTAGGTGTAGGGTGGCCGGCGGATGGGACATTTGACCTATCTCTTATTTTTGCAGTAAAGAATAAAGTGTTTCAGTCGGGATCGGCGGGCCACCCGGACCAGCAGCCGTATATCGTTGTATGGCAGGACCTAGTCCAAAACCCTCCCCTTTGGTTAAAACCCTGGCTGGCGCCCGGTACCTCCCGGGTTCTCGTGGCCCGGACCCCTCCCACGAGCCAGGCAAAACCCCCTCTGGTTGACTCTCAAGCTGATCTTCTCCTCTtggactccccacccccttacCCTTCTCCTCTCCAGCCGGAATCGCCGGAGAGACCAGAGCCCTTAGCACTCCCTGCTCCCCGTGCAGAGGGACCGGCCCAGGGAACTCGGAGCCAAAGGAGACGTCCCACATCCCCAGATTCAACTGATTCAATTGTGGCCTGTCCGCTTCGGCCATACGGGCCCCCGCCCCCTCGCGGGGACGATGACGAGACGGCCCTGCTCCAGCCGCTCCAATACTGGCCCTTCTCCTCAGCGGACCTCTATAACTGGAAAACTAACCATCCTCCCTTTTCAGAAGACCCACAACGCTTAACAGGATTAGTCGAGTCCCTTATGTTCTCTCACCAGCCCACCTGGGATGACTGTCAGCAGCTACTTCAGACTCTCTTCACTACAGAAGAGAGGGAGCGGATTCTTCTGGAGGCTCGAAAGAACGCTCCCGGCCCCGACGGCCGGCCAACCCAGCTCCCCCATCTGATGGATGCAGCCTTTCCCTTGACCAGACCGGACTGGGATTTTAACACGGCAGAAGGTAGGGAGCACCTGAAGGTCTACCGCCAGACCCTAGTGGCCGGCCTCAGAGGGGCAGCACGGCGCCCCACAAATCTGGCTAAGGTAAGAGAGGTCGTCCAGGGGCCCACTGAACCGCCCTCCGTTTTTCTTGAGCGGCTGATGGAGGCGTTCAGGCGGTACACCCCCTTTGACCCCACCTCGGAGGAACAAAAAGCCTCGGTAGCCATGGCTTTCATAGGGCAGTCAGCTTTAGACATCAAAAAGAAGCTGCAGAGGCTTGAGGGGCTGCAAGACTTTACCCTCCGGGACCTAGTTAAGGAGGCAGAGAAAGTGTATCATAAGAGAGAGactgaggaagaaaaggagcagcgaaaagagaaggagagggaggaaagggaagagaagagggagaaaagggaagagaaaagactAACTCGTATCTTGGCCGCAGCGATAGGAGAAAATAAGCCgcaggagaaagagaagggaaggcgGGCAGGTAACCTGGGCAACAGGCCGCCGTTAGGCAAAAACCAATGTGCCTACTGCAAGGAGGAAGGGCATTGGAAGCGGGAGTGCCCGAAGAGACTAGCGAAAAAGGCGCTGGCACTTCAGGGAGATAGTGACTGAAGAGGTCGGGGCTCGGATCCCCTCCCCGAGCCTAGGGTAACTCTTAAGGTGGAGGGGAAGCCTGTTAACTTCCTGGTGGACACGGGAGCCCAGTATTCAGTTCTCAAGAAACCGCTAGGGCCGGTCTCCCAGAAGACCTCCTGGGTAATAGGGGCAACAGGAAATAAACAATACCCCTGGACCACCACCCGGACGGTGGATTTAGGCGCGGGAAGGGTGACTCATTCCTTCCTCGTAATACCAGAGTGCCCAGCCCCCCTTCTGGGGAGAGACATGTTAACTAAAATGGGAGCCCAGATCACCTTCACTCCACGAGGGCCGACCCTGACCCAACATGGGGAACCAATTACCCTCTTAACACTTCAACTGGAAGATGAACACCGGTTGTTTGAGGGCAAAGTCCAAGAGGACGGGAGGATAGCGGAATGGTTACAGCAATACCCTGAAGCTTGGGCTGAAACTGCGGGGATGGGCTTAGCTGCCGAACGGCCCCCTGTAGTAGTAGAACTTAAGTCTACCGCAACCCCGATTGCGGTGCGACAGTACCCCATGGCAAAAGAAGCCTGGAGGGGAATCAAGGTCCACATCCAACGTCTCCTACATCTAGGGGTCCTGGTCAAATGCCAATCTCCGTGGAACACTCCACTCCTCCCCGTAAAGAAACCGGGAACTGACGACTACCGGCCGGTGCAGGATCTGAGGGAGGTTAATAAGAGGGTACAGGACATACACCCCACGGTTCCCAACCCTTACAATCTCTTGAGTGCCATCCCTCCGTCTCACGTGTGGTATTCAGTTTTAGACttaaaggatgcctttttctGCCTACGGCTGCACCCTGCCAGTCAGAATATCTTCGCCTTCGAGTGGAGAGACCCTGACTCGGGGATGACAGGACAGCTGACCTGGACTCGGCTTCCCCAAGGATTCAAGAACTCCCCCACTATCTTCGACGAGGCCCTTCACCAAGACTTGGCTGCCTTCCGCGCGGACCACCCACGCGTCACTCTTCTCCAATACGTGGACGACCTCCTCCTCGCCGGAGCCACGAAAGAGGACTGTGAGGCAGGTACCAGAGCTTTGCTCTTAGAGCTCTCTCGTTTGGGGTACAGGGCCTCAGCCAAGAAGGCGCAGATATGTCGGCGGAAGGTAACCTATTTAGGATACGCCCTAGAAGGAGGGAAGAGATGGCTCACTGAGGCCCGGAAGAGTACAGTCACCCAGATTCCTAGGCCACAGACCCCCCGACAGGTACGCGAGTTCCTGGGGACGGCCGGATTCTGCCGCCTCTGGATTCCGGGTTTTGCAACCCTGGCGGAGCCCCTCTACCCGCTGACAAAGCAAGGGAATCCCTTCGAATGGGGGGAGGCCCATCAAAAGGCTTTTGACAATATTAAGGaggccctcctctctgctccggCATTGGCGTTACCAGATGTAGCCAAGCCTTTCACCCTGTTTATAGACGAAAGAAAGGGGGTAGCCAGAGGGGTCCTAACTCAGACCTTAGGCCCCTGGAAGAGGCCGGTGGCCTACTTATCCAAGAGACTAGATCCTGTGGCTAGGGGGTGGCCGGGCTGTTTAAGAGCAATTGCAGCCACTGCCCTGCTTGTAAAAGATGCAGACAAGCTCACCTTAGGGCAGAAACTGACTGTAGTGGCTCCGCATGCCCTCGAGAGCATTATCCGGCAACCACCGGACCGGTGGATGTCCAATGCCCGGATGACTCACTACCAGAGCCTCCTGCTAAACGAAGATCGAGTCCACTTCGGGGCTCCGGTGGTCCTCAACCCGGCTACATTATTGCCGGAGGTGAATCCCGAGGGTAAGGAAGTTCTACACTCATGTCACGACATCCTGGCAGAAGAGACGGGACCAAGGAGAGACCTTAAGGATTCTCCCCTGGCAGGGCCTCAGCTTACCTGGTTCACAGATGGCAGTAGCTACCTCCATGAAGGTAAGAGGGTAGCGGGTGCAGCTGTAGTCGATCGAGACCGAACTATCTGGGCTAGCAGCTTGCCCGAAGGAACTTCAGCTCAGAAAGCTGAGTTGATTGCCTTAACTCAGGCCCTCAGGCTTGCAGAGGGCCGCCGAGCCAATATTTTCACTGACAGCCGTTATGCCTTTGCTACTGCTCATGTGCACGGGGCCATATACCATCAGAGAGGCCTTCTCACATCGGCggggaaagagattaagaatAAACAAGAGATCCTTGACCTCCTAGAGGCCGTCCATGCCCCACGGGAAGTAGCCATTATTCACTGTCCCGGCCATCAGAAAGGGACCTCAGAGACAGCCGTGGGAAACAGGAAGGCGGATGCTGAGGCAAGGCAGGCCGCCCTCGGGCCCCGGATATTCGCCCTTGCTGCTGGCCCCACGGCATTACAGTCAGGAGCCCCCCACTACaccccagaagaagaagaagatctgCTTAAAAGACCAGAGAAATACCATAGGGACAAATTCGGGGTTTGGAGGACCACGGGGGAAAAAATGGTGGTACCAAGGGAAGCGGCCACCGCCTACCTCCGCCAACTACATCGCCTCACCCACCTGGGGGTCAAACACCTCTGTTCCACCAGCCGGGCAACTGGACATTATGTCAGGGGACTCAATCGCCTCGCAGAGGAAGTAGCCAAGCAATGCAAGGCGTGCCAACTGGTGAATATACACCCGTCCCAAGTCGGGGCGGGACAGAGACTGAGGGGAGACCGACCAGGAAGTTACTGGGAGGTAGATTTCACCGAGGTGAAACCTGCCCGATACGGTTACAAATATCTCCTAGTATTTGTAGATACTTTCTCAGGTTGGGTAGAAGCCTTTCCTACCAAGAGGGAGACTGCAACCGTGGTCGCCAAGAAGATCTTAGAAGACATCTTCCCCCGGTTTGGAATTCCAAAGGTAATTGGATCAGACAACGGTCCGGCCTTCGTTGCCCAGGTAAGTAAGGGAATGGCCAAGATACTAGGGGCGGATTGGAAGTTACATTGTGCTTacaggccccagagttcaggCCAGGTAGAAAGGATGAACAGAACATTAAAAGAGGCTATGACTAAATTATCCTTAGAGACTGGCGTGGCAGACTGGACGGTGCTCCTTCCCTTTGCCCTTTTCCGCGCGCGAAATACTCCCGGCCCCCTAGGAGTGACCCCCTTCGAGGTCCTGTTTGGGGCCCCTCCGCCCCTGGCCACTGACCCATGGTCAATGCCCACAGATACTCACACCCCTCAATCCCTGCTCGCCAGGCTGAAGGCCCTCGAGACCGTCCAGAAGGAGGTGTGGACTCCCCTGGCTGCCCTCTACCAACCAGGAGAGCTGCAGGTCCCCCACCAGTTCCAGGTCGGAGACTTCGTCTACGAAAGACGACATCGAGCTGCTAATCTCGAGCCAAGGTGGAAAGGACCCCATTTGGTGCTACTGACAACCCCGACGGCAGTCAAGGTAGACGGCGTAGCCGCTTGGATCCACGCCTCCCACGTTAAGCGAGCACCTCCTCCAGAGGATGATGGCCACGGATGGACTGTGGAGAACACCGACAACCCTCTCAAGCTGCGGATTCGCCGCCGCCCTCATCCTCTTGCTGAGCCTGCCACTGATAAGTAG